DNA from Roseimicrobium sp. ORNL1:
CTAAAAAAGCAAAGACGGCTGTCCGTCCGGTTCAAATTTTCACCCCAGGTGAACTGCGCACGGTTCTGGAGAACTGCCCCCGGGAAATTCTTGCCTTCCATGTTCTAGGGGCGTTTTGCGGTATCCGAAGCGCCGAGCTTGAACGCTTGGATTGGGCAGATGTAGATCTTAAGCGTGGGCAGGTGGCTGTTTCGCCCGAACAAAGCAAGACTGCTTCCCGGCGATTTGTGCCCGTGCCAGAAGCCGCACGGCAATGGCTCGCAGCAGTCGCAGAGCAAAGTGGTCCCGTCACACCGCACAATGCCGTCATGTGGCTTTGTAGGCAATTCCATCGGGACCTCGTGAAGCATCATAACCTGGAATGGAAGGACAACGGGTTGCGGCACTCTTTCGCTTCTTATTCCCTCGCCATGCATGAGGATGCGCCCCGTGTGTCCCTGTGGCTTGGGCAAATGTCGCCTAGCGTAGTCTTTCGCCATTACAGGGAGCGAGCTACTAAAGAGGATGCGGAGGCTTACTTTGCAGTAGTTCCCGCAAACGAGCCCGGCAACGTGGTTGCCTTTAGCGAGCGAGCGGCGTAGGCGCGCCGTCGCGCCCTTGGACCATTTGTACTCATTTTTCGTTAGTTTGCACATACCCCGATGTGCAAGTTGGCACCATGAGGAAAACCGTGCCTGATGCTGCAAAGATAGAGCCGTATCTAAACATTCGCCAGATTGCCGAACATTTCTGCATCGCGGAGAAGACCGCCTATCGCTGGTCAGAGGATGGCACACTGCCCCACTACAAGCTCAATGCTCGCGTTCTCCGCTTTAAGTTGAGCGAATGCGAAGCGGCAATGCAAAAGCGCCGTGTCATGTCGGTAAGCGAAGCTCGCGCAGCTTAAGCCAGTGATCTGTTTAGCGGGCTCATTGACGCGTCATTGTATCATAATCTACTACACCAACACGTTGCTATGTCCTACCTCATCACTCAATCGGCAGTCGCACGAGCCCTCCAAACGACACCTTACACCGTTAGGAAGCTTGTGGATCAAGGTCACATTCCCGCAGTGCGGATGTCCTCCAATCGCTTCAGATTCGATCCTTTGTCAGTGGCCCTAGCCCTGGACTACCTCCCAACCCTGGAGGGCTCCAAATCAGACACGCTATCCCGCCGGGATCCAGTCGCAGTGCTGGGAGCCTCTCACCGATTGATGCATGGCAGGCGGTGAGGTTGACGATCTGCCACTAGTGACCACTAGAGACAATTAGCGACCATCAGTTACCATTAGTTACCACATGAGTTACGAAACACATTCGCCGCAGAAATTGCTCACGCGGTGCGAGGTAAGCGCACTACTTAGAATGTCGTCCCGCGCGGTTGCTCGCCTCGCTGCACGAGGAAGCCTCTCTGAAGTCAGGGTTTCACCGCGCAAGGTGTTCTACCGCGCCGCAGACGTTCTCACGGTGATGGGCGAGACGCCAGAGCACCCATCCCCACCGAAGCGCACGAAGCACGAGCGGGATCTTGAATGGGAGTTTGCGGATCATCCCTACCCGATTCGAGACGTCACCCCCACCTGACACAAGAAAGCCGCGCCCTGGTAATCCCTACCGTGAGCGCGGCTCTCAAACCAACCGTACGATGCAAACAACGCGTCAACTTCCCGCAAAGATTCTTGACCTACTGAGGAACGCACCGAAGGCGAGCGGCGGAGTGCATAGCTACCTCTACCGAGTGGCCGCATTTCTCAAGCCGTGGTGCAGCGAGGATGAATCATTCCAACTTTTAAAGCAGGCGACGGCGAACTGTGGTAGGCGAGTACCTGATCGCGAGATCTGGCAAGCCGTCCGAAACTCCAAGAACGATTGGAAGCCGGGACACACCGGCAACCTCTCGCTCCCAAAGCTGACTCCATTGGAAATCGAGTTGGCAAGCTGGCCGCGTCGTGACTACGAGGCCATCGAGCGCATCGCCGCCGATGGATTCTCACGCGCCGATCTGTGGGAGCACTCCCCTGTGAGGCTTGAGGACGAGACGACAGACGCGGAAAGCATGATCGAAGCTCTGTTTCCTGGTGATCCTCTTATTTGCGTGGGACGGAAAGTACATGCAGCGCGCACCGCTCACCGTTCCACTTTCCGGGGGCGGTTTGGTGCCTTGAGTTATGTGGTACCGAGCGCGATGTCCAAACCCATTGGCAAGACTCAGGATGGGCAAGATTCGGCTCGCTCGCTTCAGAACTGCGGCCCTCGGCAATGGCACGTTCTGGAATGTGATTTCAAACAGGAAGGGGAAATCGGGCGTATCTTAGAAACCCACTCGCTCACGGTGCAGGATCTTTGCGCCGCAGTTCTGTGGCACCTTGCCCACGAGCGCCCCATGGTGTGTGCGGTACATTCCGGCGGGAAAAGCATTCACGGTTGGTATCCCGCTCACGGCGTCACAGAGGCACGCACACGAGCTTTTCACCGGCTGGCAGTGTCGCTCGGATGCGACCCCATCACACACAACCCCGTGCAATGGGTGCGCCTCCCTGGGGGCACACGGTACCCCTCCAAGGTTCGCCAGTCCGTACAGTACTTCAATCCTGCAGCATTACCCGATAGTGGATAAACCCTGCGCGACGCATCCACCCACACAAGACTCACATCCCACCTTACGACACTTCCCGCACAACATGCCCAGTTATATCTCAGCACCAGATCGAGAACCTCTCCCACCAATTCGCGCTCGGACACCCCTTAAGCGAAAGCCCCGTGCAAACGATGCCGCCACGGATGCCAACGCAAGTTTCGCGGAGGATGCCTGCCCGATAACTCCCACAACCCCGATAACTCCGGGAATGCAGGAAGTAGCTCCAGCCAACCCCGACGAATTCCCAATTCACTGCCTGCCACCACTCCTGCGCGACATTGCAGAAGAAGTAAGCAAGGCGAGCCTGGTGCCTGTAGATCTTACTGCTTCCGTTGCCCTGGCCACGGCGTCTGCGGCATTGGGGGCTGGACTAGCCGTCGATACTTCAGGGCACAACTCGTCACGCGGAAAGATTCTGAGAGGCAACATTTTCCTCATCGGCATTGCAGCAAGCGGAACAGGCAAGGGGCTGGCATTCGATGCAATCACCGGGCCTTACTTTCGTCTTGAACAAGAGGTAATCGAATCTTGGGAGTCTAGCCAACTCCCGGAGGTCAAAGGGCAGATTAGCCTTCTTACTGCGGAGAAGGAGCGCGAGATGAAGGCGGCGGGCGGCAAGGAGCGCTCACAGCCAGCGCGCGACGAGGCAATTAGAAAAATGACCGCGATTGAGCGGGACTTGGAAGCCATGAAAAAGCTGCTGAACCCTCCACGGCTAGTGCTCGGTGACACTACACAGGAGGCGGCCATCTTGTACCAGAGCCTTGCACCTCATGAGGCGATTGCGAGCCTGAGCGGTGAAGCGCGAAGCATTGTGGACATCCTCATGGGACGCTATGGCAAAGGCGGGAACACGGATGAGCAGTTCTACCTTCAGGGCTTTTCGGGTGATCCTGTGAGGGTGACGCGCATGGGGAGAGAATCTCAGGGACTCAAAAGGCCATGCCTTAGTTTGCTCTGGCTTCTTCAGCCCGACAAAGCGAAAAGCATCTTCTCCACGCCTGCCCTTGTCGAGAGCGGTTTCGCGCCGCGTTGCCTCTGGCTTAATTGCCGCGCTGAGGCGCAAATGATTCCTCTTTTCCCCTATCTCGCA
Protein-coding regions in this window:
- a CDS encoding helix-turn-helix domain-containing protein — protein: MRKTVPDAAKIEPYLNIRQIAEHFCIAEKTAYRWSEDGTLPHYKLNARVLRFKLSECEAAMQKRRVMSVSEARAA
- a CDS encoding DUF3987 domain-containing protein — encoded protein: MQEVAPANPDEFPIHCLPPLLRDIAEEVSKASLVPVDLTASVALATASAALGAGLAVDTSGHNSSRGKILRGNIFLIGIAASGTGKGLAFDAITGPYFRLEQEVIESWESSQLPEVKGQISLLTAEKEREMKAAGGKERSQPARDEAIRKMTAIERDLEAMKKLLNPPRLVLGDTTQEAAILYQSLAPHEAIASLSGEARSIVDILMGRYGKGGNTDEQFYLQGFSGDPVRVTRMGRESQGLKRPCLSLLWLLQPDKAKSIFSTPALVESGFAPRCLWLNCRAEAQMIPLFPYLAKVETLDSWEELLRDLHEEFRASTEPNRLIHVSREVWDAFRVYHDSYVPRRRGGGDLHDIASFAARWHEIAWRVAIVLHAGKHGVRAADVPMSLDTAQKAIELVDWFAGQLLPMLTEGREVRQAEFLSKLHATLERRPAGTPIHILEKNHGYPREQIRALAKDPANKVEITEHQNRNGGPRATLVKSLAA